One window of the Anguilla rostrata isolate EN2019 chromosome 13, ASM1855537v3, whole genome shotgun sequence genome contains the following:
- the LOC135237566 gene encoding ras-related protein Rap-1A-like — translation MREYKLVVLGSGGVGKSALTVQFVQGIFVEKYDPTIEDSYRKQVEVDGQQCMLEILDTAGTEQFTAMRDLYMKNGQGFALVYSITAQSTFNDLQDLREQILRVKDTEDVPMILVGNKCDLEEERVVGKEQGQNLARQWNHCAFLESSAKSKINVLDIFYDLVRQINRKTPVEKKKAKKKSNCVLL, via the exons ATGCGTGAATACAAGCTAGTGGTGTTGGGCTCGGGGGGCGTGGGGAAATCCGCGCTG ACAGTCCAGTTCGTTCAGGGAATTTTCGTGGAGAAGTACGACCCCACAATAGAAGACTCCTACAGAAAG caAGTGGAGGTGGACGggcagcagtgcatgctggaaaTCCTGGACACGGCAGGGACA gagcagtTCACGGCGATGCGGGACCTGTACATGAAGAATGGACAGGGCTTCGCGCTGGTCTACTCCATCACGGCACAGTCCACCTTCAACGACCTCCAGGACCTGAGGGAGCAAATCCTACGAGTGAAGGACACGGAGGAT GTGCCCATGATCCTGGTGGGGAACAAGTGtgacctggaggaggagcgggtGGTGGGGAAGGAGCAGGGCCAGAACCTGGCCCGGCAGTGGAACCACTGTGCCTTTTTAGAGTCTTCGGCAAAGTCCAAGATCAACGTTCTCGAC ATCTTCTATGACCTGGTCAGACAGATAAATAGGAAAACGCCAGTGGAAAAGAAGAAGGCGAAGAAGAAATCCAACTGCGTGTTGCTCTAA